One region of Mugil cephalus isolate CIBA_MC_2020 chromosome 17, CIBA_Mcephalus_1.1, whole genome shotgun sequence genomic DNA includes:
- the LOC125023787 gene encoding cytochrome P450 1B1-like, whose product MAQMDPEFNVKSSSIIKEWSGQVHPALVASFVFLFFLEACLWVRSLRHKRRLPGPFAWPVVGNALQLGQMPHITFAKLAKKYGDVYQIRLGCSDVVVLNGEKAIRQALIQHSTEFAGRPNFVSFQSVSGGKSMTFTNYSKQWRMHRKIAQTTIRAFSSANSQTKKSFEQQIVAEATELVENILQLSAQGQYFNPAHELTVAAANVICALCFGKRYGHDDVEFRALLHRIDQFGQTVGAGSLVDVMPWLQSFPNPVRNVFKNFKYLNQEFFVFVKSKVEEHRETFDPKVTRDMSDAILGVINQDDSGIELNQGHTEAMVSDLIGAGLDTVSTALHWIVLLLAKHTDIQTKLQELIDKVVGPNRLPSLEDRSSLTYLDAFIYETMRFTSFVPLTIPHSTTSDVTIDGLHIPKDTVVFINQWSVNHDPVVWKDPHIFDPSRFIDERGSLDKDLTNNVMIFSAGKRRCIGDQIAKVEVFLFSAILIHQCSFEKCPNEDFSLNSSYGLTLKPLDYKITVKPRRELLKKE is encoded by the coding sequence ATGGCTCAAATGGATCCAGAGTTTAATGtgaagagcagcagcatcatcaagGAATGGAGTGGACAGGTCCATCCTGCTCTGGTCGcctcctttgttttcctcttctttctggaAGCCTGTCTGTGGGTCCGGAGCCTCAGGCACAAGAGAAGGCTGCCGGGACCCTTTGCCTGGCCCGTGGTGGGCAATGCCCTGCAGCTGGGCCAGATGCCTCACATCACCTTCGCCAAGCTTGCCAAAAAATATGGCGACGTGTACCAGATACGACTGGGCTGCAGTGACGTGGTTGTCCTGAACGGAGAGAAAGCGATACGTCAGGCCCTGatacagcacagcacagagtTTGCAGGCAGACCaaactttgtctcttttcagtCCGTCTCAGGAGGGAAAAGCATGACTTTCACGAATTACAGCAAACAGTGGAGGATGCACAGGAAAATTGCTCAAACAACCATCAGGGCATTCTCATCTGCCAACAGTCAAACCAAAAAATCTTTCGAGCAGCAAATCGTGGCAGAAGCCACAGAGCTAGTTGAGAATATCCTTCAACTCAGTGCTCAGGGCCAGTATTTCAATCCTGCTCATGAGCTGACAGTAGCTGCCGCTAACGTGATTTGTGCCTTGTGCTTTGGAAAACGTTATGGACACGACGACGTTGAGTTTAGAGCCTTGCTGCACAGGATAGATCAGTTTGGACAGACAGTAGGGGCTGGCAGCCTGGTAGATGTGATGCCGTGGCTCCAGTCTTTCCCCAATCCAGTCCGCAATGTCTTCAAGAATTTCAAATACTTGAATCAAgaattctttgtctttgtcaagAGCAAAGTGGAGGAGCACAGAGAGACCTTTGATCCAAAGGTAACAAGAGATATGAGCGACGCCATCCTTGGCGTCATCAACCAGGATGACAGCGGCATCGAGCTCAACCAAGGCCACACTGAGGCGATGGTGTCAGATCTGATCGGCGCAGGTCTGGACACTGTCTCCACTGCCCTGCACTGGATTGTCCTGCTGTTGGCTAAGCACACTGACATTCAAACCAAACTGCAGGAGCTCATTGACAAGGTGGTGGGGCCAAACAGGCTGCCGTCACTTGAGGACAGGAGCAGCCTGACATACCTGGACGCCTTCATCTACGAGACCATGCGCTTCACCAGCTTCGTCCCACTCACCATCCCGCACTCCACCACCTCCGACGTCACCATCGACGGCCTCCACATCCCCAAAGACACGGTGGTCTTCATCAACCAGTGGTCCGTCAACCATGACCCGGTCGTGTGGAAGGACCCGCACATCTTTGACCCCTCGCGTTTCATAGATGAACGCGGCTCCCTAGACAAGGATCTCACCAACAATGTTATGATCTTCTCAGCAGGGAAGAGAAGATGTATCGGAGACCAGATTGCCAAAGTTGAGGTATTCTTGTTCTCTGCAATCCTAATCCACCAATGTAGCTTTGAAAAATGCCCAAATGAGGACTTCTCTTTAAACTCCTCTTATGGTTTAACACTGAAGCCTTTAGATTACAAAATCACAGTCAAACCCAGGAGGGAATTGCttaaaaaagagtaa
- the gchfr gene encoding GTP cyclohydrolase 1 feedback regulatory protein, with translation MPYILISTQIRLETGPTNVGDEFSDPALMNYLGARKTTMLGNNFSEYHVDDPPRLVLDKLEKIGFRVLTMTGVGQTLVWCLHKETE, from the exons ATGCCTTACATACTCATCAGTACGCAGATCCGACTG GAGACTGGGCCAACAAATGTGGGCGATGAATTTTCTGATCCGGCTCTCATGAATTACCTAGGAGCAAGGAAAACCACCATGCTGGGAAATAATTT TTCCGAGTACCATGTGGATGACCCGCCTCGCCTCGTGCTGGACAAGCTGGAGAAGATCGGCTTCCGCGTGCTGACGATGACCGGCGTGGGGCAGACGCTGGTGTGGTGCCTCCACAAGGAGACGGAGTGA